The Methanomethylovorans hollandica DSM 15978 genome includes a region encoding these proteins:
- a CDS encoding copper chaperone Copz family protein, which translates to MSKTSLFSSEKKDNDRTIIPLKIGSCNKGEKIFFTENVLCPLCNKTGQHVKSITVKHLIKQELMDRLGVEDYFLCMNPGCDAAYYSATGTVFEKSDITVPLWFKDDAEPKYACYCSEITEEQVIRAMIEQGMTDMATIKKLYDPGAKCQCHLKNPTGKCCTEVFTKAIDKGIILETTKKM; encoded by the coding sequence ATGAGCAAAACTTCCCTTTTCAGTTCTGAAAAAAAAGATAATGATCGCACAATTATCCCCCTTAAAATAGGTTCTTGCAATAAAGGAGAAAAGATTTTTTTTACTGAAAATGTGTTGTGCCCTTTGTGCAATAAAACCGGACAGCATGTTAAAAGCATTACAGTTAAACATCTTATTAAACAAGAACTAATGGATAGACTAGGTGTTGAGGATTATTTTCTGTGCATGAACCCTGGATGTGATGCTGCATACTATAGCGCAACAGGAACGGTATTTGAAAAAAGTGATATCACAGTACCATTGTGGTTCAAGGATGATGCGGAGCCCAAGTATGCATGTTACTGTAGTGAGATAACTGAAGAACAGGTCATTAGAGCAATGATCGAACAGGGCATGACAGATATGGCTACGATCAAAAAGTTATATGATCCGGGAGCAAAATGCCAATGTCATCTCAAAAATCCTACTGGTAAGTGCTGTACTGAAGTATTTACTAAAGCTATCGACAAAGGGATAATATTGGAAACAACTAAAAAAATGTAA
- a CDS encoding nicotinamide-nucleotide adenylyltransferase gives MHMRRAFYIGRFQPFHLGHYSTICAIAKEVDELVIGIGSAQKSHDPWNPFTAGERVMMIRHALEDADVKHYAIPIEDLQRNAVWVSHIISMSPPFDVVYSNNPLVIQLFREANMNVRQPPMFNRKGYSGTEVRKKMIEGEDWRQLVPAAVAEVIDEIGGVTRIRNVSMQDME, from the coding sequence ATGCACATGAGAAGAGCGTTCTATATAGGACGCTTCCAACCATTCCATCTTGGGCATTATTCCACCATTTGCGCCATTGCAAAGGAAGTAGATGAGCTGGTAATAGGGATAGGCAGTGCCCAGAAAAGTCATGATCCCTGGAACCCCTTTACTGCAGGTGAAAGGGTTATGATGATACGCCATGCCTTGGAAGATGCAGATGTGAAACATTATGCAATACCCATTGAAGACCTGCAGCGTAACGCAGTATGGGTATCTCATATAATTTCCATGTCCCCTCCCTTTGATGTGGTTTATTCTAATAATCCTCTTGTGATCCAGCTTTTCAGGGAAGCGAATATGAATGTAAGGCAGCCTCCTATGTTCAACAGGAAAGGCTACTCTGGAACAGAGGTCCGTAAAAAGATGATCGAAGGCGAAGACTGGCGCCAGCTCGTCCCGGCCGCTGTGGCGGAGGTTATAGACGAGATCGGCGGCGTCACCAGGATTCGCAATGTTTCCATGCAGGATATGGAATAA
- the fpoF gene encoding F420H2 dehydrogenase subunit FpoF gives MVHPKILEVIEHDVCTACGACASACPAGAIVINKRAEVRDPDNLELYEQGAAPYVCEGCFTCGRVCPVIDGYYDDEFANVKSFFGAKSTIVGQDGGVTSHILKELLRKGEIDCVVGISRNNVWETELVLMTKPEDVDKTTGTKYTYDSVLEALKEPFEKYNRIAVVGVPCQAHGARLISENVNDKIVLIVGLLCMESFYHETMREKIVPEIMKLNVDDVVKMDFGKGKFWNYTKDGQEHSVKIAEVAPYARHPCHNCCDYTSVFADISVGSVGTPDGWNCVLIRTDEGQRYFDMVKDTLEIMENPAPPGLDLVKKLAKMKHDNNSGHYLEVCEKFSFDECGIR, from the coding sequence ATGGTTCATCCAAAGATCTTAGAGGTCATTGAACATGACGTCTGCACTGCTTGTGGGGCATGCGCATCTGCATGTCCTGCCGGTGCCATTGTTATAAATAAGCGGGCAGAAGTACGCGATCCCGACAATCTTGAGTTATATGAGCAAGGGGCAGCTCCTTATGTGTGTGAAGGCTGTTTCACATGTGGAAGAGTTTGTCCAGTGATCGATGGATATTACGATGACGAATTTGCCAACGTGAAGTCCTTCTTTGGTGCAAAGAGCACTATTGTCGGTCAGGATGGAGGTGTGACTTCCCATATACTTAAAGAGCTTCTCAGGAAAGGCGAGATAGACTGTGTTGTTGGTATTTCCCGGAATAATGTGTGGGAAACAGAACTTGTTCTCATGACAAAACCTGAGGACGTGGATAAGACCACAGGTACCAAATATACTTATGATTCGGTCCTGGAGGCACTTAAGGAGCCTTTCGAGAAATATAATCGCATAGCTGTTGTAGGTGTACCCTGCCAAGCTCATGGAGCCCGTCTTATATCAGAGAACGTTAATGATAAGATCGTTCTTATAGTGGGTCTTTTGTGCATGGAAAGTTTCTATCATGAAACTATGAGGGAGAAGATAGTTCCTGAGATCATGAAACTTAACGTCGACGACGTTGTGAAGATGGATTTCGGAAAAGGTAAGTTCTGGAACTACACGAAGGATGGTCAGGAGCACAGTGTCAAGATCGCTGAAGTTGCACCTTATGCAAGGCATCCCTGTCATAATTGCTGTGATTATACATCTGTATTCGCAGACATATCCGTAGGTTCAGTAGGTACTCCGGATGGCTGGAACTGTGTGCTTATACGCACAGATGAAGGGCAGAGATACTTCGATATGGTGAAGGATACGCTGGAGATCATGGAGAATCCTGCACCCCCTGGATTGGATCTTGTAAAGAAACTTGCAAAAATGAAACACGATAACAACTCAGGCCATTATCTTGAAGTCTGTGAGAAATTCTCATTTGACGAATGTGGTATACGTTAA
- the mer gene encoding 5,10-methylenetetrahydromethanopterin reductase, producing MTFGIEFVPSDPVLKIAHYAKLAEEQGFDNVWITDHYNNRDVYSTLAVLAMNTNSIKLGTGVTNPYTRNIAVTASSIASINEISGGRAIIGLGPGDKATFDAMGIEWEKPLTTTKESIQALRSFFEGKKVTMSGEIVKFGGAKMAFKAGNIPIYMGAQGPKMLELAGEVADGVLINASHPRDFEEAVKQIAAGANKAGRDPKDVDVAAYACFSIDKDAAKAVNAAKVVVAFIVAGSPDMVLERHGIDIASKASIGGAIAKGDFGSLMGGMVTNEMMDAFSISGTPEDCKARINELLDIGVTQIVAGSPIGPDKEKAIKLIGKEIIG from the coding sequence ATGACATTTGGAATAGAATTCGTACCAAGCGACCCGGTCCTTAAGATCGCACACTATGCTAAGCTTGCTGAAGAGCAGGGATTTGACAACGTATGGATCACAGATCACTACAACAACCGTGATGTATACTCTACTCTTGCCGTGCTGGCAATGAACACCAACAGCATAAAGCTCGGTACGGGTGTCACCAACCCCTACACAAGGAACATAGCAGTAACTGCATCAAGCATAGCCTCTATCAACGAGATATCAGGCGGACGTGCTATCATCGGCCTCGGTCCCGGAGACAAAGCAACATTCGATGCAATGGGTATCGAGTGGGAGAAACCTCTGACAACAACAAAAGAAAGCATTCAGGCACTGCGTTCTTTCTTCGAAGGCAAGAAAGTGACCATGAGCGGTGAAATTGTTAAGTTCGGCGGTGCAAAGATGGCATTCAAGGCAGGTAATATACCTATCTATATGGGTGCACAAGGTCCTAAGATGCTGGAACTTGCCGGAGAGGTTGCTGATGGAGTATTGATCAATGCTTCTCACCCAAGGGACTTCGAAGAGGCTGTTAAGCAAATAGCAGCAGGCGCAAATAAGGCTGGACGCGACCCCAAGGATGTTGATGTTGCTGCTTATGCATGTTTCTCCATTGACAAAGATGCAGCAAAAGCAGTGAACGCCGCAAAGGTAGTTGTTGCTTTCATAGTTGCCGGTTCCCCTGACATGGTCCTTGAGCGTCACGGCATTGACATAGCCTCAAAGGCATCTATCGGAGGAGCAATTGCAAAAGGCGACTTCGGTTCCCTGATGGGCGGTATGGTAACCAACGAGATGATGGATGCGTTCTCTATAAGCGGTACACCTGAAGACTGTAAGGCAAGGATCAATGAACTCCTGGACATAGGCGTTACACAGATCGTTGCAGGCTCTCCGATAGGTCCTGACAAGGAGAAAGCAATAAAGCTCATTGGTAAGGAAATAATCGGATAA
- a CDS encoding DUF2180 family protein, producing the protein MKCYECAKTGKETDTVAACIICGRGVCKEHLVREETPIWEGEYSIKLRCGMGTECKLDDINRWKKVLCIPCHKALKENY; encoded by the coding sequence ATGAAATGCTACGAATGTGCTAAAACTGGAAAAGAAACGGACACCGTTGCTGCTTGCATAATATGTGGAAGAGGGGTTTGCAAGGAACATCTTGTCCGGGAAGAGACACCTATATGGGAAGGAGAATACAGCATAAAACTGAGGTGCGGTATGGGGACTGAATGCAAACTTGATGATATAAACCGCTGGAAAAAAGTGCTCTGTATACCCTGCCACAAAGCTCTGAAGGAGAACTACTAG
- a CDS encoding DUF2180 family protein, whose amino-acid sequence MMKCYDCMEKGKDSNAVCICITCGKGLCLDHTKELELPVTVGTPPDLKRLPNSLPRLVCNYCINQIIEDGFD is encoded by the coding sequence ATGATGAAATGCTATGATTGCATGGAGAAAGGAAAGGATTCCAACGCAGTATGTATCTGCATCACTTGCGGCAAGGGTTTGTGTCTGGATCATACAAAGGAGCTGGAACTCCCGGTGACTGTAGGAACACCCCCTGATCTTAAGAGATTGCCAAATAGCCTGCCAAGACTTGTATGTAACTATTGCATCAACCAGATAATAGAAGATGGATTTGATTGA
- a CDS encoding carboxymuconolactone decarboxylase family protein has protein sequence MTRHNDMLEDKELIRSMSEKLGFTPQILETLGELEPEFLTKYNRCNRRLLQDGALPAKVKILMALAVVASKQCEKCVVAQMKSALENGATKEEIMETMDVISITSGAPAVAACRDALRLLK, from the coding sequence ATGACCAGACATAACGATATGTTAGAGGATAAAGAACTTATAAGATCCATGTCAGAGAAACTGGGATTTACCCCGCAGATACTTGAGACTCTGGGTGAGCTGGAACCTGAGTTCCTGACTAAATACAACAGATGTAACCGCAGATTATTGCAAGATGGAGCACTGCCTGCGAAAGTCAAGATACTTATGGCACTTGCCGTAGTAGCATCCAAACAATGCGAAAAGTGTGTGGTAGCCCAGATGAAGAGTGCACTGGAGAATGGTGCGACCAAGGAAGAGATAATGGAAACAATGGATGTGATATCCATCACTTCCGGTGCACCTGCCGTTGCAGCATGCAGGGATGCATTGAGATTGCTGAAATGA
- a CDS encoding multiheme c-type cytochrome: MRTIYLTILVMIALYAITFNALAVTPTAYGELSSDMFADSDKCSQCHAIAHDQWKGTMHYNAYEDPFYQKEVLAASNDTQGIVDEFCSRCHTPIGVVSGEIPPVGGANLSAIAREGVQCDFCHVISVSNGTGNAPFVVSPGNIKWGPFDDSKSAYHESEYLELYTTSEYCGMCHDVTHPLNGLVVDDTYTVWKEGPYAEEGVECQDCHMTSGITKFEANPGRAGSGAQKREHISTHAIVGGNAFITEILGEDKYKEMAVERLKKTATLSIDAPQIGQRGDNLSLNISITNSGAGHKIPTGVSEIRQMWLTVSVKDGSGKQVYNTGDVYDNGTVGNAKIYNTVLGDAQGQPTLSFWLAQSILEDNRIPPRGTVSEKHSFRIPEDVTYPLAIEVTLQYRSAPQDIIDHLFGKDVYEVPVISMTEISTNIYENEETAAAGAADAAKPSTPGVGSLGSVTILLCAAYFYMGRREI, translated from the coding sequence TTGAGAACTATATATCTGACAATATTGGTAATGATCGCACTGTACGCAATAACTTTCAATGCACTTGCAGTCACACCCACTGCATATGGTGAACTATCCTCTGACATGTTCGCTGATAGTGATAAATGTTCACAATGTCATGCAATTGCCCATGACCAGTGGAAAGGCACCATGCATTACAACGCTTATGAGGATCCTTTCTACCAGAAGGAAGTTCTAGCTGCAAGCAATGATACACAGGGTATAGTGGATGAATTCTGTTCCCGTTGCCATACTCCCATTGGAGTCGTATCAGGCGAGATACCTCCGGTCGGCGGAGCAAATCTCAGTGCTATTGCAAGAGAGGGAGTACAGTGTGATTTCTGCCATGTCATATCCGTCAGCAACGGCACAGGGAATGCACCTTTTGTTGTCAGCCCGGGGAATATCAAGTGGGGACCCTTTGATGATTCAAAGTCCGCATACCATGAATCAGAATATCTGGAATTGTACACCACCTCGGAATACTGTGGCATGTGCCATGACGTGACACATCCCCTCAATGGCCTTGTTGTCGATGACACGTACACTGTGTGGAAAGAAGGACCCTATGCTGAAGAAGGGGTTGAGTGTCAGGATTGTCATATGACCTCTGGTATAACCAAATTTGAGGCAAATCCCGGAAGAGCAGGTTCCGGTGCACAAAAAAGAGAACATATATCCACCCATGCAATAGTAGGTGGCAATGCTTTTATAACAGAGATCCTTGGAGAAGATAAATATAAAGAAATGGCTGTTGAGAGGCTTAAAAAGACTGCAACTCTTTCCATTGATGCACCACAGATAGGCCAGAGAGGCGACAACTTAAGTCTTAACATATCCATTACCAATTCCGGAGCCGGACACAAGATACCCACAGGAGTTTCTGAGATCAGGCAGATGTGGCTGACTGTAAGCGTAAAGGACGGCAGCGGTAAACAGGTATACAATACCGGAGATGTTTATGATAATGGAACTGTAGGGAATGCAAAGATATACAACACTGTTCTTGGTGATGCACAGGGACAGCCGACACTCAGTTTCTGGCTTGCCCAATCCATACTTGAAGACAACAGAATACCTCCCAGAGGAACAGTTTCAGAAAAGCACAGTTTCAGAATACCTGAAGATGTGACTTATCCGCTTGCAATAGAAGTAACTCTGCAGTACCGTTCAGCACCACAGGATATTATTGACCATCTCTTTGGAAAAGATGTGTATGAGGTACCTGTCATCAGCATGACGGAAATATCTACTAACATCTATGAGAATGAAGAGACAGCAGCTGCGGGTGCAGCAGATGCAGCAAAACCTTCAACCCCTGGAGTAGGCAGCCTGGGCTCTGTAACTATCCTGCTGTGTGCAGCATACTTTTACATGGGAAGAAGGGAAATATGA
- a CDS encoding 4Fe-4S dicluster domain-containing protein has translation MPAKVDPNICEGIGACKESCPEDVFEMKDDGQGLKSVVVHPDNCIECGLCVDACPMGAITIE, from the coding sequence ATGCCAGCAAAAGTAGATCCGAACATATGTGAAGGAATAGGAGCATGCAAGGAATCTTGCCCTGAGGATGTCTTTGAAATGAAAGATGACGGACAGGGACTAAAATCTGTGGTCGTCCATCCGGACAACTGTATAGAATGTGGATTATGCGTAGATGCGTGTCCTATGGGCGCAATAACCATCGAGTAA
- a CDS encoding flavodoxin family protein, with translation MTGDTTIRLLGISGSPRKKSTDHVVNEALKYAQEKFDVEIDYFSASGKDLKFCIHCDYCVRKQQGCIHKDDIVALYDKMLWADAWIIGTPVYQGTLSAQTKTIMDRCRAVVARDPKAFKYKVGAATAVGGDRIGGQEPAIQTILNFYVISEMLPIAGGSFGSNLGGTFWSQDRGAEGVAEDTEGIRSLHRTVNKLIRAAQFIKKAQREGDSL, from the coding sequence ATGACGGGTGATACAACGATCAGATTGCTTGGCATCTCAGGAAGTCCAAGAAAGAAATCTACAGATCATGTAGTAAACGAGGCCCTGAAATATGCACAGGAGAAATTTGATGTTGAAATTGATTATTTCTCTGCGAGCGGAAAAGATCTTAAGTTCTGCATACACTGTGACTATTGCGTGCGCAAGCAGCAGGGATGCATCCACAAAGACGATATTGTGGCCCTCTATGACAAAATGCTATGGGCTGATGCCTGGATAATAGGCACTCCTGTGTACCAAGGCACGTTAAGTGCACAGACGAAGACTATAATGGATAGATGCAGGGCAGTTGTGGCACGTGATCCAAAAGCCTTCAAATACAAAGTTGGTGCTGCCACTGCAGTTGGAGGAGACAGGATAGGAGGACAGGAACCGGCTATCCAGACCATACTGAACTTCTATGTGATCAGTGAGATGCTACCCATTGCCGGAGGGTCCTTTGGTTCAAATCTCGGAGGAACTTTCTGGTCTCAGGACAGAGGAGCAGAGGGGGTTGCAGAGGATACCGAGGGCATACGAAGCCTGCACCGCACTGTGAATAAACTTATCAGGGCCGCCCAATTCATCAAAAAGGCTCAGCGGGAAGGAGATAGCCTGTGA
- a CDS encoding ferredoxin--NADP reductase, translating into MKFEEKTTDIIKRIHDVKSFRFRRPEGFEYKPGQYILVSLTVEGKVVTKAFSLSSSPTEKGHIEFTKKLTGHPFSNVLDNMNIGDSAVISGPFGNMTFEGEYAKVALLSGGIGITPMVSICRYCTDMHLDADIMLIYSNKTENDLAFREELDEMMHNNSNLKVVYTLTRASESWTGCRERICENMVAREIPDYRERHFLICGPPEMVRSMEEMLIAMKIPKDMVKKEALAGY; encoded by the coding sequence GTGAAGTTTGAAGAAAAAACAACAGACATAATAAAAAGGATACATGATGTAAAAAGCTTCAGGTTCAGGCGGCCTGAAGGCTTTGAGTATAAACCCGGCCAATACATACTTGTAAGCCTCACTGTGGAAGGAAAAGTTGTCACAAAGGCATTTAGCCTTTCCAGCAGCCCCACCGAGAAAGGTCATATAGAGTTCACTAAAAAACTTACCGGTCATCCTTTCTCAAATGTGCTTGACAATATGAATATTGGAGATAGCGCTGTCATTAGCGGGCCATTCGGGAACATGACCTTCGAAGGCGAGTATGCAAAAGTGGCATTGCTGAGCGGCGGGATAGGTATCACTCCCATGGTAAGTATATGCAGATATTGTACAGACATGCACCTTGATGCTGACATTATGCTGATATATAGCAATAAGACCGAGAACGACCTTGCCTTCAGGGAAGAACTTGACGAGATGATGCACAACAATAGCAATTTAAAAGTAGTGTACACCCTGACCCGTGCATCAGAAAGCTGGACAGGTTGCCGGGAACGTATATGCGAGAACATGGTGGCCCGGGAGATACCAGATTACAGGGAAAGACATTTCCTGATATGCGGCCCACCTGAAATGGTCAGGTCCATGGAAGAAATGCTGATAGCAATGAAGATCCCAAAGGATATGGTCAAAAAAGAAGCATTGGCAGGATACTGA
- the afpA gene encoding archaeoflavoprotein AfpA translates to MKRIAWGITGSGDLIRETCDIMLDIKKRADIELMTFLSKEGEVVLKWYKMWDDFKTNFPDLKTEGGPNSPFIAGPLQLGHYDMLIIAPATANTVAKIVHGIADTLVTNAVSQTAKGDTPIYILPVDRKKGTVTTYSPKGKEIILKMRDIDIENTEKLSRMENIIILDSPEELYRIIGVSKE, encoded by the coding sequence ATGAAAAGAATAGCATGGGGAATAACAGGTTCAGGAGACCTTATAAGAGAAACGTGTGACATAATGTTGGACATCAAAAAAAGAGCAGATATAGAGCTAATGACCTTCTTGTCCAAAGAGGGAGAGGTTGTCCTGAAATGGTATAAGATGTGGGATGACTTTAAGACAAACTTCCCGGATCTGAAGACCGAAGGAGGACCTAATTCACCATTCATTGCAGGACCCTTGCAACTTGGACATTATGATATGCTGATAATAGCACCTGCAACTGCCAACACCGTGGCAAAGATAGTGCATGGCATTGCAGACACACTTGTAACAAATGCTGTTTCTCAGACTGCAAAAGGTGATACCCCGATCTATATCCTGCCAGTGGACAGAAAGAAGGGAACTGTAACCACTTACTCGCCAAAGGGCAAGGAAATAATACTCAAAATGAGAGACATAGATATAGAGAACACAGAAAAGCTGTCCCGTATGGAAAATATCATAATACTTGACAGTCCTGAGGAACTATATAGAATAATAGGTGTTTCCAAAGAATGA
- a CDS encoding DUF429 domain-containing protein has protein sequence MSLASSGQHDIFGVDFSGAKAACNKIWISHGQVIGERLVLVECYPLSEVSPAKLGRDHGLRALLGLICSSKSSIFGMDFPFGIPLPLMQGLSWNEFIRHFPELYASEDEFRDINRRTSGNVELKRATDKDVKAPFCVYNLRLYRQTYFGIRDIIRPLVISDAASILPMQSLRADVPWIIEICPASALKKEGLYIPYKGKGAKKQAVREHILDHLERKALDLPEDIRDKALQNADGDALDSIIAAYSVFSVLHMLVPGKVIDEPYINEGFTFM, from the coding sequence ATGTCCCTGGCTTCATCCGGCCAGCACGATATCTTCGGTGTGGATTTTAGCGGCGCAAAGGCTGCTTGTAATAAGATATGGATCAGCCACGGGCAAGTGATCGGGGAAAGATTAGTTCTTGTGGAATGTTATCCTCTCAGTGAGGTCAGTCCAGCTAAACTGGGCAGGGACCATGGCCTTCGTGCTCTGCTTGGTCTTATATGTTCCAGTAAAAGTTCTATTTTTGGTATGGATTTTCCTTTTGGAATTCCGCTTCCGCTCATGCAGGGACTCAGCTGGAATGAGTTCATAAGGCATTTTCCAGAACTTTATGCCAGTGAAGATGAGTTTAGAGATATAAACCGCAGAACTTCAGGGAATGTAGAGCTCAAAAGAGCAACGGACAAAGATGTAAAAGCTCCCTTTTGTGTTTATAACCTCAGATTGTACAGGCAGACCTATTTTGGTATACGGGACATCATAAGACCACTTGTGATCTCAGATGCTGCCAGTATATTGCCTATGCAGTCTCTTAGGGCCGATGTCCCATGGATTATAGAAATATGCCCAGCCTCTGCTCTGAAAAAGGAAGGATTGTATATTCCCTATAAAGGAAAAGGAGCAAAGAAGCAGGCAGTTAGAGAACATATTCTGGACCACCTTGAAAGAAAGGCATTGGATCTGCCCGAAGATATACGGGACAAGGCTTTGCAGAACGCCGACGGTGATGCTCTGGACAGCATCATAGCAGCGTATTCTGTATTCAGTGTTCTGCACATGCTGGTTCCGGGAAAAGTGATTGATGAACCTTATATAAATGAAGGTTTCACTTTTATGTGA
- a CDS encoding inositol-3-phosphate synthase: MGKIKIAIAGIGNCASSLIQGIEYYKDKSSKDAIGLMHWDLGGYKPFDIEVVAAFDIDERKVGKDLSEAIFALPNCTAVFCCSVPKTGVTVKMGKVLDGVSEHMADYADSRKFIVSKAPESEKEQVVKELTNSGAEILLNYMPVGSELATQFYAECALEAGMAFVNNMPVFIASNPKWAARFAEKGLPIIGDDIKAQLGATITHRTLVDLFRKRGVKLERTYQLNTGGNTDFLNMLNRSRLASKKESKTEAVQSVVGERLDDDNIHVGPSDYVPWQNDNKVCFLRMEGKLFGDVPMNIELRLSVEDSPNSAGVVIDAIRCCRLALDRGIGGILYSPSAYFMKHPPKQFTDDEAYNMTLEFIEGTRDY, from the coding sequence ATGGGCAAAATAAAGATAGCTATTGCCGGAATTGGTAACTGTGCCAGTTCACTCATTCAGGGTATTGAGTACTATAAAGATAAATCTTCAAAGGATGCCATCGGGCTTATGCACTGGGATCTGGGTGGTTACAAGCCCTTTGATATAGAAGTGGTAGCTGCCTTTGACATAGATGAGAGGAAGGTTGGAAAGGACTTATCAGAAGCGATCTTTGCCCTGCCCAACTGCACTGCTGTGTTCTGTTGCAGTGTTCCAAAAACAGGCGTCACTGTGAAGATGGGAAAAGTGCTGGATGGGGTTTCAGAGCATATGGCAGACTATGCTGACTCCCGTAAATTCATTGTCTCAAAGGCACCTGAATCAGAAAAAGAACAGGTTGTCAAGGAACTTACAAATTCAGGGGCGGAGATCCTTTTGAATTACATGCCAGTGGGGTCCGAACTGGCCACCCAGTTCTATGCAGAATGTGCTCTTGAGGCAGGTATGGCTTTTGTTAACAACATGCCGGTTTTCATCGCAAGCAATCCTAAGTGGGCTGCCCGTTTTGCTGAAAAAGGTCTTCCTATAATCGGGGATGATATCAAAGCCCAGCTTGGCGCTACCATCACACACCGTACCCTTGTTGATCTTTTCCGCAAGAGGGGTGTCAAACTTGAAAGAACATATCAGCTGAACACCGGGGGTAACACTGATTTCCTTAACATGCTAAATCGAAGCAGGCTTGCTTCTAAGAAAGAGTCCAAGACCGAAGCTGTGCAGTCTGTTGTAGGAGAGCGTCTGGATGATGACAATATACATGTGGGTCCAAGCGATTATGTGCCCTGGCAGAATGACAATAAAGTATGTTTCCTCAGGATGGAAGGCAAGCTTTTCGGTGATGTACCTATGAACATCGAGTTGCGCCTGTCAGTGGAAGACTCACCCAATTCTGCCGGTGTAGTCATTGATGCCATAAGGTGCTGCAGGCTTGCCCTGGACAGAGGTATTGGCGGTATACTTTATTCTCCGTCTGCATATTTCATGAAACATCCTCCTAAACAGTTCACTGACGATGAGGCCTACAACATGACCCTTGAATTCATTGAGGGTACCAGGGATTATTAA
- a CDS encoding ferritin family protein, producing the protein MKDVLQEISEQLDKLDTLEEAIDVAIKLEEDGREYYLEKSGSMPNPAAREMYAFLAGEEKKHADMLRKFKNGDTSAAHVEHLFPDFTPSLTQEFSDKKLEEIGILLAALRFEYKSEYFYMELGKRATEPEQKEFFDRIAAAERGHYRLIDEMLQAATEFRMQT; encoded by the coding sequence ATGAAAGATGTATTACAGGAAATTTCGGAGCAACTTGACAAATTGGATACATTGGAAGAAGCCATTGATGTAGCCATCAAACTTGAAGAAGACGGAAGGGAATACTATCTTGAAAAATCGGGATCAATGCCTAACCCGGCTGCCCGCGAGATGTATGCATTTCTTGCAGGGGAAGAGAAGAAACATGCTGATATGCTGAGAAAGTTCAAAAACGGAGACACGAGCGCTGCACATGTTGAACATCTTTTCCCGGACTTTACACCTTCTTTGACACAGGAATTCTCAGACAAGAAACTCGAAGAGATAGGCATACTGCTTGCTGCCCTGCGCTTTGAGTACAAGAGCGAGTATTTCTATATGGAACTTGGAAAAAGGGCAACAGAGCCTGAACAGAAAGAGTTTTTTGACAGGATAGCTGCAGCGGAAAGAGGGCATTACAGGCTTATAGATGAAATGCTGCAGGCTGCTACAGAGTTCAGGATGCAGACATGA